In one Drosophila pseudoobscura strain MV-25-SWS-2005 chromosome X, UCI_Dpse_MV25, whole genome shotgun sequence genomic region, the following are encoded:
- the Sap130 gene encoding mucin-19 isoform X2, translating to MSASSEGGAGGAGTGSGGGTAPAPSAPLKTIKIRTHLQPHASSSSSTTTTSLSLSAAAASSLVSHTHPPLHLRGVINKYSLPPHLPSAAHSTVAAKITHVKTDVGGLNVGVGGISITGTPILSGGTIKVAANTVQQTSLGATPIALNTGQSTTAASIRAIGAGGQSTQVRVVMPMIKQLENVTATGRTQITAIPAAPARSVSNASITVTRPVTQATYLPRASVTATQMGGMGLGLTAGQRLVTPLRTTSTGSATVTPTAPTGLSTTGGFVRGTAATVSRSGVAVSSQQSSTVISSSNNAAWMQSTTGQMQLIRAIHPPRQRIITTSAGVSSASVVTTGVQAPTALSVSAAQPLGQQQATGGPGGGPQAYVATVLPPRQHQATLVYSSNMSAGGPNVNPQPGQQFNPRFAVTTPTAGGVVTTTTPGGTTVTPRQVRPIPLGKSFPATKLNTTSISIRAPSMPQLNASVTASQTPVSVSGGATVGPGRGPGLGGTALTTNMPTRIIQLQQPGPGATQQIIGAGARLAGNVMLQPFLMSTSAAAKMGIRPPVTMTAKVQPSLTITQLNPIGKLSTPGVGGGAPTMTPQGVGVASIQAVPVPSVSASVVNPNSVGGQATAAAGGATVLPLTISGRGGGLTGTLTPIKNASGITVGKMMMTPAVAAGGGMGSDGSVGQGGTTVTGFPRAWNPVVASQSQLMKIDDKGSSATIYYESMPASASTGVLSLTTTTLTQSTQSQAQLVSSAGGSLSVSSLPFASHAPMGVGVGVGVGAGGPGSQATFTVLPSGATVGGATGATRTIGHQQLIIPAGGSSAPPQHMVIPLHTSVKVTTGGVTSQPATISGPVGGGGGGTLVSSFMGKRVADGSPIRAAKNLGPTLLSMASNTSGPNIVSASGSTFNLQPVSVSVASSVAVASSALTVEALAKKERERVPPAAVAAAAAVRNLRGESPASSDGSTTVSANSSPGVDQQQLQDRIGDPQAAGAVPSGRDNSTHFNPINELYAHQSMQQTLAHASLGSRGGASAFVDVQAPTPQQQQQLSQQSGLLGHLGSAAQLQQQQQAAAAGRMNGTGSSSSSSYDCSARKKPRRSTNDSQHSTQSQASLSLPPPTAEPAAASAASYMQKHNNGGLLVAASAGPSVAPNSSSSTSGDINHRTSAPAVAGNKENANPVDFVLRRPRNCSLLNTYKPTHKLANNHFHRYTDVKPREERGASIIDLANQPNVQGKINGWKLHHLRSQMEDLNESETFSMTKLETMLKELEKNKEKNSEMERVSELLKGNIQRSKIITEGINESQNQLMKIFEHKPHVSDIINRCASKRNFKKRDKI from the exons ATGAGTGCGTCGAGTGAAGGCGGCGCGGGAGGTGCGGGAACGGGCAGCGGCGGAGGTACAGCTCCTGCCCCATCAG CCCCATTgaaaaccattaaaatacGCACACACCTGCAGCCCCatgcatcatcatcgtcatcaacaacaacaacatcattatcattatcagcagcagctgcctcaTCCTTGGTATCGCACACACATCCGCCCCTGCATCTGCGCGGCGTCATAAACAAATACTCATTGCCCCCCCATTTGCCCTCCGCAGCACACTCAACGGTGGCCGCAAAGATCACCCACGTGAAGACCGATGTCGGGGGATTGAACGTCGGCGTTGGGGGCATCTCCATCACCGGGACACCCATTCTTAGCGGCGGCACCATCAAGGTAGCCGCCAATACCGTGCAACAGACATCGCTGGGCGCCACTCCGATTGCCCTGAACACAGGACAGTCCACCACGGCGGCCTCCATACGGGCCATTGGCGCCGGTGGCCAGTCCACACAGGTGCGTGTCGTCATGCCCATGATCAAGCAGCTGGAGAATGTCACGGCCACGGGCCGCACTCAGATCACGGCCATACCAGCGGCTCCGGCGCGTAGCGTCTCCAATGCCTCCATCACCGTCACGCGGCCAGTCACGCAGGCCACCTATCTGCCGCGGGCCAGTGTCACGGCCACGCAGATGGGAGGCATGGGCCTGGGCTTGACTGCCGGCCAACGTCTGGTCACACCGCTACGGACGACATCCACCGGCTCGGCCACGGTGACGCCCACAGCTCCCACTGGGCTGAGCACAACGGGGGGATTTGTGCGCGGCACAGCGGCAACGGTTAGCCGCAGCGGCGTGGCCGTGTCCTCGCAGCAGTCATCAACAGTGATCTCGTCAAGCAATAACGCGGCCTGGATGCAGAGCACCACCGGGCAGATGCAGCTCATTCGTGCCATCCATCCGCCTCGCCAGAGGATAATCACCACCTCGGCGGGGGTAAGTAGTGCCAGTGTGGTCACGACCGGAGTCCAGGCGCCAACAG CTCTTTCCGTCTCCGCTGCCCAGCCTCtgggacagcagcaggcaacGGGCGGGCCGGGAGGAGGTCCCCAGGCATATGTGGCCACTGTTTTGCCTCCGCGGCAGCATCAGGCCACCCTAGTCTACTCCTCGAATATGTCGGCGGGTGGCCCCAACGTCAATCCCCAACCGGGCCAGCAATTCAATCCACGCTTCGCTGTGACGACACCCACGGCTGGAGGAGTCGTGACCACCACAACGCCAGGCGGCACCACAGTCACCCCTCGCCAGGTGCGGCCCATACCGCTGGGCAAGAGTTTCCCGGCCACCAAACTGAATACGACAAGCATCAGCATTCGCGCGCCCAGTATGCCACAGCTCAATGCCAGCGTCACGGCCTCACAGACGCCCGTGAGCGTGTCGGGGGGAGCGACAGTGGGACCGGGACGTGGTCCAGGCCTGGGAGGAACGGCCCTGACCACCAATATGCCAACGCGTATCatacagctgcagcagcctgGACCGGGGGCCACACAGCAGATTATCGGGGCGGGCGCCCGCCTGGCGGGCAATGTAATGCTGCAGCCCTTCCTCATGAGCACCTCGGCTGCCGCCAAGATGG GCATTCGTCCGCCCGTAACTATGACGGCAAAGGTGCAGCCATCGCTCACGATCACGCAATTGAATCCGATTGGCAAACTCTCAACTCCCGGGGTAGGAGGAGGGGCACCCACCATGACGCCACAGGGCGTGGGCGTCGCCAGCATACAGGCTGTGCCCGTGCCAAGTGTTTCGGCCAGCGTCGTGAACCCGAATTCCGTCGGCGGCCAGGCCACAGCAGCGGCGGGCGGCGCCACAGTCCTGCCACTGACAATCAgtggaagaggaggaggcctCACGGGCACGCTAACGCCCATTAAGAATGCCAGCGGCATCACCGTGGGCAAAATGATGATGACCCCCGCCGTGGCAGCGGGTGGGGGGATGGGATCGGATGGAAGCGTTGGTCAGGGCGGGACAACGGTGACGGGATTCCCGCGTGCCTGGAACCCCGTGGTGGCCTCCCAAAGCCAACTGATGAAG ATCGATGACAAGGGCAGCTCTGCCACAATCTACTACGAATCGATGCCCGCCTCGGCCTCCACGGGCGTCCTCTCGCTGACCACAACAACCCTCACGCAGAGCACTCAGTCGCAGGCGCAGCTGGTGAGCAGTGCCGGCGGCAGCCTGTCCGTATCATCGTTGCCCTTTGCCAGCCATGCCCCAATGGGTGtcggtgtgggtgtgggagtgggtgCTGGCGGACCGGGATCGCAGGCAACATTCACGGTGCTGCCATCGGGAGCGACGGTTGGAGGAGCCACCGGCGCCACACGCACCATTGGCCATCAGCAGCTGATTATACCGGCGGGAGGGAGCAGTGCACCACCCCAGCACATGGTCATACCGCTGCACACGTCCGTCAAGGTGACCACGGGCGGGGTTACCAGCCAACCGGCAACGATCAGCGGACCtgttggcggcggcggtggcggcacaCTCGTATCCAGCTTCATGGGGAAGCGGGTGGCCGACGGATCGCCCATTCGCGCAGCCAAGAATCTGGGACCCACGCTCCTCTCGATGGCCAGTAACACGAGTGGACCCAATATCGTCTCGGCCTCTGGCTCCACATTCAATTTGCAGCCCGTTTCCGTGTCGGTGGCCTCGTCGGTGGCCGTCGCCAGCTCCGCTCTGACTGTGGAGGCCCTGGCCAAAAAAGAGCGCGAACGTGTGCCcccagcggcagtggcagcagcggcagcggttaGAAATTTACGCGGCGAGTCGCCCGCCTCCTCGGATGGCTCCACCACAGTGTCGGCTAATTCTTCGCCAGGCGtcgatcagcagcagctgcaggaccGGATTGGGGATCCCCAAGCAGCGGGTGCTGTGCCCAGCGGTCGCGACAATTCCACGCATTTTAATCCCATAAATGAG TTGTACGCTCATCAGTCGATGCAGCAGACCCTGGCCCATGCCTCGTTGGGCTCACGCGGCGGTGCGAGCGCCTTTGTGGATGTCCAAGCACCaacgccacagcagcagcagcagctgtcacAGCAGTCAGGTCTCCTGGGGCATCTGGGATCAGCAGcacaactgcagcagcagcagcaggcagcggcagctggaCGAATGAATGGCAcgggcagcagctccagttccagctaCGATTGCTCTGCGAGAAAGAAGCCGCGACGTTCAAC CAATGACAGCCAGCACTCGACCCAGAGTCAGGCctctctgtcgctgccgccACCAACCGCAGAGCCGGCGGCAGCCAGCGCCGCATCGTACATGCAGAAGCACAACAACGGCGGCCTGCTGGTGGCAGCCTCTGCGGGGCCCAGCGTAgcgcccaacagcagcagcagcacttcgGGAGACATCAATCATCGCACAAGTGCGCCCGCAGTGGCAGGGAATAAGGAGAATGCAAATCCCGTGGATTTTGTCCTGCGACGTCCACGCAATTGTTCGCTGCTGAAT ACATACAAGCCCACCCATAAGCTGGCCAACAATCATTTCCATCGCTATACGGATGTAAAGCCGCGCGAGGAGCGAGGCGCTTCGATCATTGATCTGGCCAATCAGCCAAATGTTCAGGGGAAAATCAATGGCTGGAAGCTGCATCATTTGCGCTCCCAAATGGAGGATTTG aACGAATCCGAGACGTTCAGCATGACCAAACTGGAGACCATGCTGAAGGAGCTTGAAAAGAACAAGGAGAAGAATAGCGAAATGGAGCGAGTCAGTGAGCTGCTGAAG GGTAACATACAGCGCAGCAAGATCATCACCGAAGGCATCAACGAGTCACAGAATCAGCTGATGAAAATCTTTGAGCACAAACCTCATGTCTCGGACATCATAAATCGCTGCGCCTCGAAGCGCAATTTCAAGAAGCGCGATAAAATCTAA
- the Sap130 gene encoding mucin-19 isoform X1, translating into MSASSEGGAGGAGTGSGGGTAPAPSAAPLKTIKIRTHLQPHASSSSSTTTTSLSLSAAAASSLVSHTHPPLHLRGVINKYSLPPHLPSAAHSTVAAKITHVKTDVGGLNVGVGGISITGTPILSGGTIKVAANTVQQTSLGATPIALNTGQSTTAASIRAIGAGGQSTQVRVVMPMIKQLENVTATGRTQITAIPAAPARSVSNASITVTRPVTQATYLPRASVTATQMGGMGLGLTAGQRLVTPLRTTSTGSATVTPTAPTGLSTTGGFVRGTAATVSRSGVAVSSQQSSTVISSSNNAAWMQSTTGQMQLIRAIHPPRQRIITTSAGVSSASVVTTGVQAPTALSVSAAQPLGQQQATGGPGGGPQAYVATVLPPRQHQATLVYSSNMSAGGPNVNPQPGQQFNPRFAVTTPTAGGVVTTTTPGGTTVTPRQVRPIPLGKSFPATKLNTTSISIRAPSMPQLNASVTASQTPVSVSGGATVGPGRGPGLGGTALTTNMPTRIIQLQQPGPGATQQIIGAGARLAGNVMLQPFLMSTSAAAKMGIRPPVTMTAKVQPSLTITQLNPIGKLSTPGVGGGAPTMTPQGVGVASIQAVPVPSVSASVVNPNSVGGQATAAAGGATVLPLTISGRGGGLTGTLTPIKNASGITVGKMMMTPAVAAGGGMGSDGSVGQGGTTVTGFPRAWNPVVASQSQLMKIDDKGSSATIYYESMPASASTGVLSLTTTTLTQSTQSQAQLVSSAGGSLSVSSLPFASHAPMGVGVGVGVGAGGPGSQATFTVLPSGATVGGATGATRTIGHQQLIIPAGGSSAPPQHMVIPLHTSVKVTTGGVTSQPATISGPVGGGGGGTLVSSFMGKRVADGSPIRAAKNLGPTLLSMASNTSGPNIVSASGSTFNLQPVSVSVASSVAVASSALTVEALAKKERERVPPAAVAAAAAVRNLRGESPASSDGSTTVSANSSPGVDQQQLQDRIGDPQAAGAVPSGRDNSTHFNPINELYAHQSMQQTLAHASLGSRGGASAFVDVQAPTPQQQQQLSQQSGLLGHLGSAAQLQQQQQAAAAGRMNGTGSSSSSSYDCSARKKPRRSTNDSQHSTQSQASLSLPPPTAEPAAASAASYMQKHNNGGLLVAASAGPSVAPNSSSSTSGDINHRTSAPAVAGNKENANPVDFVLRRPRNCSLLNTYKPTHKLANNHFHRYTDVKPREERGASIIDLANQPNVQGKINGWKLHHLRSQMEDLNESETFSMTKLETMLKELEKNKEKNSEMERVSELLKGNIQRSKIITEGINESQNQLMKIFEHKPHVSDIINRCASKRNFKKRDKI; encoded by the exons ATGAGTGCGTCGAGTGAAGGCGGCGCGGGAGGTGCGGGAACGGGCAGCGGCGGAGGTACAGCTCCTGCCCCATCAG CAGCCCCATTgaaaaccattaaaatacGCACACACCTGCAGCCCCatgcatcatcatcgtcatcaacaacaacaacatcattatcattatcagcagcagctgcctcaTCCTTGGTATCGCACACACATCCGCCCCTGCATCTGCGCGGCGTCATAAACAAATACTCATTGCCCCCCCATTTGCCCTCCGCAGCACACTCAACGGTGGCCGCAAAGATCACCCACGTGAAGACCGATGTCGGGGGATTGAACGTCGGCGTTGGGGGCATCTCCATCACCGGGACACCCATTCTTAGCGGCGGCACCATCAAGGTAGCCGCCAATACCGTGCAACAGACATCGCTGGGCGCCACTCCGATTGCCCTGAACACAGGACAGTCCACCACGGCGGCCTCCATACGGGCCATTGGCGCCGGTGGCCAGTCCACACAGGTGCGTGTCGTCATGCCCATGATCAAGCAGCTGGAGAATGTCACGGCCACGGGCCGCACTCAGATCACGGCCATACCAGCGGCTCCGGCGCGTAGCGTCTCCAATGCCTCCATCACCGTCACGCGGCCAGTCACGCAGGCCACCTATCTGCCGCGGGCCAGTGTCACGGCCACGCAGATGGGAGGCATGGGCCTGGGCTTGACTGCCGGCCAACGTCTGGTCACACCGCTACGGACGACATCCACCGGCTCGGCCACGGTGACGCCCACAGCTCCCACTGGGCTGAGCACAACGGGGGGATTTGTGCGCGGCACAGCGGCAACGGTTAGCCGCAGCGGCGTGGCCGTGTCCTCGCAGCAGTCATCAACAGTGATCTCGTCAAGCAATAACGCGGCCTGGATGCAGAGCACCACCGGGCAGATGCAGCTCATTCGTGCCATCCATCCGCCTCGCCAGAGGATAATCACCACCTCGGCGGGGGTAAGTAGTGCCAGTGTGGTCACGACCGGAGTCCAGGCGCCAACAG CTCTTTCCGTCTCCGCTGCCCAGCCTCtgggacagcagcaggcaacGGGCGGGCCGGGAGGAGGTCCCCAGGCATATGTGGCCACTGTTTTGCCTCCGCGGCAGCATCAGGCCACCCTAGTCTACTCCTCGAATATGTCGGCGGGTGGCCCCAACGTCAATCCCCAACCGGGCCAGCAATTCAATCCACGCTTCGCTGTGACGACACCCACGGCTGGAGGAGTCGTGACCACCACAACGCCAGGCGGCACCACAGTCACCCCTCGCCAGGTGCGGCCCATACCGCTGGGCAAGAGTTTCCCGGCCACCAAACTGAATACGACAAGCATCAGCATTCGCGCGCCCAGTATGCCACAGCTCAATGCCAGCGTCACGGCCTCACAGACGCCCGTGAGCGTGTCGGGGGGAGCGACAGTGGGACCGGGACGTGGTCCAGGCCTGGGAGGAACGGCCCTGACCACCAATATGCCAACGCGTATCatacagctgcagcagcctgGACCGGGGGCCACACAGCAGATTATCGGGGCGGGCGCCCGCCTGGCGGGCAATGTAATGCTGCAGCCCTTCCTCATGAGCACCTCGGCTGCCGCCAAGATGG GCATTCGTCCGCCCGTAACTATGACGGCAAAGGTGCAGCCATCGCTCACGATCACGCAATTGAATCCGATTGGCAAACTCTCAACTCCCGGGGTAGGAGGAGGGGCACCCACCATGACGCCACAGGGCGTGGGCGTCGCCAGCATACAGGCTGTGCCCGTGCCAAGTGTTTCGGCCAGCGTCGTGAACCCGAATTCCGTCGGCGGCCAGGCCACAGCAGCGGCGGGCGGCGCCACAGTCCTGCCACTGACAATCAgtggaagaggaggaggcctCACGGGCACGCTAACGCCCATTAAGAATGCCAGCGGCATCACCGTGGGCAAAATGATGATGACCCCCGCCGTGGCAGCGGGTGGGGGGATGGGATCGGATGGAAGCGTTGGTCAGGGCGGGACAACGGTGACGGGATTCCCGCGTGCCTGGAACCCCGTGGTGGCCTCCCAAAGCCAACTGATGAAG ATCGATGACAAGGGCAGCTCTGCCACAATCTACTACGAATCGATGCCCGCCTCGGCCTCCACGGGCGTCCTCTCGCTGACCACAACAACCCTCACGCAGAGCACTCAGTCGCAGGCGCAGCTGGTGAGCAGTGCCGGCGGCAGCCTGTCCGTATCATCGTTGCCCTTTGCCAGCCATGCCCCAATGGGTGtcggtgtgggtgtgggagtgggtgCTGGCGGACCGGGATCGCAGGCAACATTCACGGTGCTGCCATCGGGAGCGACGGTTGGAGGAGCCACCGGCGCCACACGCACCATTGGCCATCAGCAGCTGATTATACCGGCGGGAGGGAGCAGTGCACCACCCCAGCACATGGTCATACCGCTGCACACGTCCGTCAAGGTGACCACGGGCGGGGTTACCAGCCAACCGGCAACGATCAGCGGACCtgttggcggcggcggtggcggcacaCTCGTATCCAGCTTCATGGGGAAGCGGGTGGCCGACGGATCGCCCATTCGCGCAGCCAAGAATCTGGGACCCACGCTCCTCTCGATGGCCAGTAACACGAGTGGACCCAATATCGTCTCGGCCTCTGGCTCCACATTCAATTTGCAGCCCGTTTCCGTGTCGGTGGCCTCGTCGGTGGCCGTCGCCAGCTCCGCTCTGACTGTGGAGGCCCTGGCCAAAAAAGAGCGCGAACGTGTGCCcccagcggcagtggcagcagcggcagcggttaGAAATTTACGCGGCGAGTCGCCCGCCTCCTCGGATGGCTCCACCACAGTGTCGGCTAATTCTTCGCCAGGCGtcgatcagcagcagctgcaggaccGGATTGGGGATCCCCAAGCAGCGGGTGCTGTGCCCAGCGGTCGCGACAATTCCACGCATTTTAATCCCATAAATGAG TTGTACGCTCATCAGTCGATGCAGCAGACCCTGGCCCATGCCTCGTTGGGCTCACGCGGCGGTGCGAGCGCCTTTGTGGATGTCCAAGCACCaacgccacagcagcagcagcagctgtcacAGCAGTCAGGTCTCCTGGGGCATCTGGGATCAGCAGcacaactgcagcagcagcagcaggcagcggcagctggaCGAATGAATGGCAcgggcagcagctccagttccagctaCGATTGCTCTGCGAGAAAGAAGCCGCGACGTTCAAC CAATGACAGCCAGCACTCGACCCAGAGTCAGGCctctctgtcgctgccgccACCAACCGCAGAGCCGGCGGCAGCCAGCGCCGCATCGTACATGCAGAAGCACAACAACGGCGGCCTGCTGGTGGCAGCCTCTGCGGGGCCCAGCGTAgcgcccaacagcagcagcagcacttcgGGAGACATCAATCATCGCACAAGTGCGCCCGCAGTGGCAGGGAATAAGGAGAATGCAAATCCCGTGGATTTTGTCCTGCGACGTCCACGCAATTGTTCGCTGCTGAAT ACATACAAGCCCACCCATAAGCTGGCCAACAATCATTTCCATCGCTATACGGATGTAAAGCCGCGCGAGGAGCGAGGCGCTTCGATCATTGATCTGGCCAATCAGCCAAATGTTCAGGGGAAAATCAATGGCTGGAAGCTGCATCATTTGCGCTCCCAAATGGAGGATTTG aACGAATCCGAGACGTTCAGCATGACCAAACTGGAGACCATGCTGAAGGAGCTTGAAAAGAACAAGGAGAAGAATAGCGAAATGGAGCGAGTCAGTGAGCTGCTGAAG GGTAACATACAGCGCAGCAAGATCATCACCGAAGGCATCAACGAGTCACAGAATCAGCTGATGAAAATCTTTGAGCACAAACCTCATGTCTCGGACATCATAAATCGCTGCGCCTCGAAGCGCAATTTCAAGAAGCGCGATAAAATCTAA